One Pelobates fuscus isolate aPelFus1 chromosome 8, aPelFus1.pri, whole genome shotgun sequence genomic window carries:
- the LOC134571264 gene encoding gamma-crystallin 1-like, with protein sequence MFKCMVLSQIVFYEDRNFQGRSYECNSECPDMSSYFHRCNSIRVESGNWILYEHLNYRGHQYYLSRGEYPNFQQWMGFNDSIRSCRISPQHHGSFRVKVYEREDFRGQIMEFTEDCPNVNEKFRYHDIHSCQVIDGYWMFYEEPNYKGQQYYLRPGEYRRYTDWGAMSPRIGSFRRLHHF encoded by the exons ATGTTCAAATGTATGGTTCTTTCACAGATCGTTTTCTATGAGGATCGTAACTTCCAGGGCCGCTCTTATGAGTGCAACTCTGAGTGTCCAGATATGTCCTCATATTTTCATCGCTGTAATTCCATTCGAGTGGAGAGTGGAAACTGGATTCTGTATGAGCACCTCAACTATAGAGGACACCAGTATTACCTTAGCAGGGGAGAATATCCTAATTTCCAGCAATGGATGGGTTTCAATGACTCCATCAGATCTTGTCGTATTAGCCCACAG CACCATGGATCATTCAGAGTAAAGGTCTATGAGAGGGAGGATTTCCGAGGTCAGATTATGGAGTTCACTGAAGATTGTCCTAATGTCAATGAGAAATTCCGTTACCATGACATCCACTCCTGCCAGGTGATTGATGGCTACTGGATGTTCTATGAGGAACCAAATTACAAAGGACAGCAGTATTACCTGAGACCTGGAGAGTACAGAAGATATACTGACTGGGGTGCCATGAGCCCAAGAATTGGCTCATTCAGGagacttcaccatttctaa
- the LOC134570794 gene encoding gamma-crystallin 1-like isoform X2, which translates to MGKIVFYEDRNFQGRSYECNSECPDMSSYFHRCNSIRVESGNWILYEHPNFRGHQYYLSRGEYPNFQQWMGFNDSIRSCRISPQHHGSFRVKVYEREDFRGQMMEFTEDCTNVNERFRYHDIHSCQVIDGYWMFYEEPNYKGRQYYLRPGEYRRYTDWGAMSPRIGSFRRLHHF; encoded by the exons ATGGGAAAG ATTGTATTCTACGAGGATCGTAACTTCCAGGGCCGCTCTTATGAGTGCAACTCTGAGTGTCCAGATATGTCCTCATATTTTCATCGCTGTAATTCCATCCGAGTGGAAAGTGGAAACTGGATTCTGTATGAGCACCCCAACTTTAGAGGACACCAGTATTACCTTAGCAGGGGAGAATACCCTAATTTCCAGCAATGGATGGGTTTCAATGACTCCATCAGATCTTGTCGTATTAGCCCACAG caCCATGGATCATTCAGAGTAAAGGTCTATGAGAGGGAGGATTTCCGAGGTCAGATGATGGAGTTCACTGAAGATTGTACTAATGTCAATGAGAGATTCCGTTACCATGACATCCACTCCTGCCAGGTGATTGATGGCTACTGGATGTTCTATGAGGAACCAAATTACAAAGGACGCCAGTATTACCTGAGACCTGGAGAGTACAGAAGATATACTGACTGGGGTGCCATGAGCCCAAGAATTGGCTCATTCAGGagacttcaccatttctaa
- the LOC134570794 gene encoding gamma-crystallin 1-like isoform X1 gives MVLSQIVFYEDRNFQGRSYECNSECPDMSSYFHRCNSIRVESGNWILYEHPNFRGHQYYLSRGEYPNFQQWMGFNDSIRSCRISPQHHGSFRVKVYEREDFRGQMMEFTEDCTNVNERFRYHDIHSCQVIDGYWMFYEEPNYKGRQYYLRPGEYRRYTDWGAMSPRIGSFRRLHHF, from the exons ATGGTTCTTTCACAGATTGTATTCTACGAGGATCGTAACTTCCAGGGCCGCTCTTATGAGTGCAACTCTGAGTGTCCAGATATGTCCTCATATTTTCATCGCTGTAATTCCATCCGAGTGGAAAGTGGAAACTGGATTCTGTATGAGCACCCCAACTTTAGAGGACACCAGTATTACCTTAGCAGGGGAGAATACCCTAATTTCCAGCAATGGATGGGTTTCAATGACTCCATCAGATCTTGTCGTATTAGCCCACAG caCCATGGATCATTCAGAGTAAAGGTCTATGAGAGGGAGGATTTCCGAGGTCAGATGATGGAGTTCACTGAAGATTGTACTAATGTCAATGAGAGATTCCGTTACCATGACATCCACTCCTGCCAGGTGATTGATGGCTACTGGATGTTCTATGAGGAACCAAATTACAAAGGACGCCAGTATTACCTGAGACCTGGAGAGTACAGAAGATATACTGACTGGGGTGCCATGAGCCCAAGAATTGGCTCATTCAGGagacttcaccatttctaa